Proteins from a single region of Neodiprion virginianus isolate iyNeoVirg1 chromosome 4, iyNeoVirg1.1, whole genome shotgun sequence:
- the LOC124304146 gene encoding endoribonuclease Dcr-1 isoform X1, with product MAFPLNDQVHTKSFSPREYQVELLYAALESNIIVCLGKNSEQIFIVIKLIQELATNNRRSPSEGGKRSVYILRDTDRCLTKAVYIQQLTDLRVLICDSETWPEFDRKFAESQVIVTTSHVCADLLNQNKIYPSQINLAIVDQCHKAVNDEKLKFVLQKFNVSNGPRLIGFAAPVFNLTRQPGRLEAEVELLEKTFHCRIETASDIVSVLRYSPKPKEYIVEYKCGEYEELNQTLENCAMHAMNFLCDHRYDPTEIYNDEFLEDIQKIPDPKQEPCSMIEDFLYVLQTFGAWCANHAALALLIQAEKLKVKTPYERHYLLFNVVVSLFIKIRAICESEFENLSEREKLYKFSTPCVHRLLHILKCYAPSSKKELTIPDNKLSNGHSVSACKKDIDTGKDGLQQSKYIGNVKKLRTGIKRPPKSRYPRTQIDPDLLCGVIFVDKGFTAKILFYLLNDACKYDKDLQFLSPLYTIEKNPEGTSSAHDMEVQHRKQEEVLKSFRIHECNLLIATSILEEGIDIPKCNFVMRYDFPKSYQSYVQCKGRARATDALHVLFVSEKISNECIQKLAEYHYIEQTLLSKCANKEPSEEEELLADKYADLLPQYKPLSIEGSPSVTFNSAISLVNRYCAKLPSDTFTRLTPEWIIEPTIIDNKTMYVCSIRLPINSPVKYTVTSYPMPNSAMARRLAALQLCIDLHRANEIDDYLLPIGKENFKANPEDAEAPPLPDETKAEFSEARPGTTKRRQYYYKKTAEVLTDCRPVLMTKSFLYHISMVLTCPLPEEQNTRGRRIYPPEESAIGFGILTLKKIPKLCPFPIYTRSGEVHVKLELSKETVTLNADQIERVAAFLKYTFTNVLRLQKYLMLFDPNASENSYFIVPVKTVITENGPDVNVDWEFLERIYENRNAIPNELSEGDRNQFKFDATKYHDAVIMPWYRNKDQPQYFYVAEICANLNPKSSFPGADYSTFEEYYLKKYNIQIQNLNQPLLDVDHTSARLNFLTPRYINRKGVALPTSSEETKKAKRENLEQKQILVAELCAIHPFPASLWRQAVCLPCILYRINALLLANQIRCQVAKMINLGQQHLDPDFEWLPLDFGWSLSEVLNKSKDSSKLIEMKSDAKTTKSVIPKLTDSMSVAEEIEKDISSKHDSSVDKDNEMEIGTWSNEMAINAVELNNENIFSPNLTVLQDTFSWNDIRYGSSACDSDLDAYDTDDTSSEAMGDFSDESDEGGGGLRIAFMGDNVAEAVEDENRIRKNEINKRILDLLELERSYDEDVWQCSNDIQNGLIQQHETAQNIETSRTKEEILTNGMFIHSDQEIVLKRRSSAVHNKTDLLPSEYYEYISQVSKRFTHEVINTQPLRQPIKKQSNNSQILEEADDSLFSFDYQPNLNGHPGPSPSLILQALTMSNANDGINLERLETIGDSFLKYSITTYLYCTYDNIHEGKLSHLRSKQVSNLNLYRLGRRKVLGESMIATKFEPHDNWLPPCYYVPREIEQALIESGVPSNLWNQADIPVLRAVNRNEISELVRETEHKLEIMRTELIRSSNDSATDFEKLRCFIPYNLITQHSIPDKSVADCVEALIGAYLIACGPRGAFLFMAWLGIHVLPFQKVSIISTNEPLDRPPGSSSYIKEINENGETCWTQIRYGNLDEPQCPLLRHVPDPEKELSLMLDGYSDLEESMGYKFREPSYLLQAFTHASYQPNKLTDCYQRLEFLGDAVLDYLITRHLYEDTRQHSPGALTDLRSALVNNTIFASLAVRCGFHKYFRHLSPGLNVVIDRFVRIQEENGHSISEEYYLIAEDECEEAEDVEVPKALGDVFESLAGAIYLDSGMSLDAVWRVYYKIMRSEIEQFSTNVPKSPIRELLELEPETAKFGKPEKLADGRRVRVTVDVFGKGSFKGIGRNYRIAKCTAAKCALKNLKKMQRHQREKL from the exons ATGGCATTTCCATTAAATGATCAAGTTCATACTAAGTCTTTCTCTCCTAGAGAATATCAA GTGGAGCTCCTCTACGCAGCTTTAGAGAGCAACATAATAGTTTGTCtaggaaaaaattctgaacaaatatttattgttatcaaACTAATTCAAGAGTTGGCGACTAACAACAGAAG ATCTCCGTCAGAAGGAGGCAAGCGCTCAGTATACATTCTAAGAGATACAGATCGATGTTTAACCAAAGCTGTATATATACAACAATTGACAGATTTACGCGTACTTATCTGTGATTCTGAGACATGGCCAGAGTTCGATAGAAAATTCGCTGAAAGTCAG GTGATTGTTACTACATCACATGTTTGTGCAGATCTGTTGAatcagaataaaatttatccaaGTCAAATAAATTTGGCAATTGTAGATCAATGCCACAAAGCAGTCAATGATGAAAAGCTAAAGtttgttttacaaaaatttaatgtcTCTAACGGTCCTCGACTAATTGGTTTTGCTGCACCAGTTTTTAATCTAACTCGTCAGCCAGGACGACTGGAAGCAGAAGTTGAACTTttggaaaaaacttttcattgtAGAATTGAAACAGCCAGTGATATTGTATCAGTATTAAG ATATAGTCCAAAACCAAAAGAGTACATTGTAGAATACAAATGTGGCGAATATGAAGAATTAAACCAGACTCTGGAGAACTGTGCTATGCATGCTATGAACTTTTTGTGTGATCATCGCTATGATCCCACTGAAATTTACAACGATGAGTTCCTCGAGGACATACAGAAGATTCCGGATCCTAAACAGGAACCTTGCTCAATGATAGAAGACTTTTTGTACGTACTTCAAACATTCGGGGCTTGGTGCGCCAATCACGCTGCTCTAGCTTTGCTAATTCAAGCAGAAAAGCTGAAAGTAAAAACCCCTTATGAGCGACACTACTTATTATTCAACGTTGTGGTTTCCttgtttattaaaataag AGCTATTTGTGaaagtgaatttgaaaatttgagcgaaagagaaaaattatacaaattctCCACTCCATGTGTTCATCGACTATTGCATATACTCAAGTGTTATGCCCCATCCAGCAAAAAAGAATTGACTATCCCAGACAACAAACTGAGCAATGGACACA GTGTATCTGCCTGCAAGAAAGACATTGATACTGGAAAAGATGGCCTCCAACAATCAAAATACATTGGAAATGTCAAAAAGCTACGAACTGGTATTAAAAGACCTCCAAAATCACGGTATCCACGTACTCAAATTGATCCAGATCTGTTGTGCGGAGTTATTTTTGTGGATAAAGGATTTACagcaaaaatattattttatctattgaaT GACGCTTGTAAGTATGACAAAGATTTACAATTTCTCTCTCCACTTTATACAATTGAAAAGAATCCTGAGGGAACAAGCTCTGCTCATGACATGGAGGTTCAACATCGGAAACAAGAGGAGGTTTTAAAAAGCTTCCGAATACACGaatgtaatttattaattGCTACATCGATATTGGAGGAGG GAATAGATATACCAAAATGCAATTTTGTGATGAGGTATGATTTCCCTAAGAGCTATCAGTCTTACGTGCAGTGCAAAGGCCGAGCTCGGGCAACTGATGCCCTTCATGTGCTTTTcgtgagtgaaaaaatatccaatGAGTGTATACAAAAGCTAGCTGAATATCACTATATTGAACAG ACTTTATTATCAAAGTGCGCCAATAAGGAACCttcggaagaagaagaattattGGCGGATAAATATGCTGATTTGTTACCTCAGTACAAACCATTGAGTATTGAGGGTTCACCTAGTGTTACTTTTAATTCTGCAATATCTTTGGTAAACAG GTATTGTGCCAAGCTGCCTAGTGATACATTCACTCGATTAACACCAGAATGGATAATTGAACCAACAATTATTGACAATAAAACCATGTATGTTTGTTCCATACGTTTGCCAATAAACTCGCCTGTGAAATACACAGTAACG TCATATCCAATGCCGAATAGCGCAATGGCTCGTCGCTTGGCTGCACTTCAACTCTGCATAGATCTTCATAGAGCTAATGAAATTGATGATTATTTGTTGCCAAttggtaaagaaaattttaaagcAAACCCAGAAGATGCTGAAGCCCCTCCACTACCAGATGAAACAAAAGCTGAGTTTTCTGAAGCGCGCCCAGGTACCACTAAACGAAGACAATACTACTACAAAAAG ACTGCCGAAGTGTTAACAGATTGCAGGCCTGTACTGATGACGAAATCGTTTTTATATCATATTAGTATGGTGCTCACTTGCCCTTTACCTGAGGAACAAAACACAAGAGGTCGTCGAATATATCCTCCTGAAGAGTCAGCTATAGGATTTGGCATTCTAACtctaaaaaaaataccaaag CTATGTCCATTCCCAATATACACGAGATCGGGAGAGGTTCATGTAAAACTTGAATTAAGTAAGGAGACGGTTACATTGAATGCTGATCAAATTGAACGAGTAGCAGCCTTCCTCAAGTACACGTTCACAAATGTTCTAAGGCTTCAAAAATATCTGATGCTATTTGATCCGAATGCTTCAGAAAATTCATACTTCATTGTTCCTGTAAAAACGG TTATCACAGAAAATGGCCCGGATGTTAATGTGGATTGGGAGTTCTTAGAACGTATATATGAGAACAGGAATGCAATACCGAATGAACTGTCGGAAGGAGATCGCAATCAATTCAAATTTGATGCAACTAAATATCATGATGCTGTTATTATGCCATGGTATAGAAATAAGGATCAGCcacaa TACTTTTATGTAGCGGAAATTTGTGCCAACTTGAACCCAAAATCTTCTTTTCCTGGGGCTGACTATAGTACATTTGAGGagtattatttgaaaaaatataacatacaGATTCAGAATCTGAATCAACCGCTACTTGATGTAGATCATACTTCAGCTAGGCTCAATTTTCTTACACCAAG ATACATCAATCGTAAAGGTGTTGCATTACCAACTAGTAGTGAGGAAACCAAGAAGgcaaagagagaaaatttggaacaaaaacaaatattgGTAGCAGAGCTTTGTGCTATTCACCCATTTCCTGCCTCATTATGGAGACAAGCGGTTTGTCTGCCATGCATACTTTATAGAATCAACGCACTTCTTCTTGCTAATCAAATACGATGCCAGGTAgcaaaaatgataaatttggGGCAGCAACATTTAGATCCAG ACTTTGAATGGTTGCCATTAGACTTTGGTTGGAGTCTATCGGAAGTCTTGAATAAATCAAAGGACAGTAgtaaattgattgaaatgaaaagtgATGCTAAAACTACGAAATCCGTTATACCTAAATTGACAGACAGTATGTCCGTGGCAGAAGAAATTGAGAAAGATATCTCTTCAAAACATGACAGTTCCGTGGATAAAGATAATGAAATGGAAATTGGAACGTGGTCTAATGAAATGGCTATAAATGCAGTGgaattgaataatgaaaatattttttcaccaaatttaaCGGTGCTACAAGATACCTTTTCTTGGAATGATATTAGGTACGGCTCATCTGCCTGTGATTCTGATTTAGATGCTTACGATACTGATGACACCTCTAGTGAAGCAATGGGAGATTTTTCAGACGAAAGTGATGAAGGTGGTGGTGGTCTACGCATTGCTTTTATGGGAGATAATGTTGCAGAAGCTGTGGAAGACGAAAATAGAATccgtaaaaatgaaattaataaaagaaTTTTGGATTTATTAGAGTTGGAAAGAAGTTATGACGAGGATGTTTGGCAGTGTTCCAATGATATTCAGAATGGATTAATTCAACAACATGAGACAgctcaaaatattgaaactagTCGAACCAAAGAAGAAATTCTGACGAATGGAATGTTTATTCATAGCGATCAAGAAATCGTTTTGAAGAGGCGCTCATCAGCTGTACATAATAAAACTGACTTACTGCCGTCTGAGTATTATGAATACATCTCTCAGGTTTCGAAAAGATTTACACATGAAGTTATTAATACGCAGCCTCTGAGGCAACCCATTAAGAAACAATCAAACAACTCTCAGATATTGGAAGAAGCAGACGATTCTCTTTTTAGTTTTGATTATCAACCGAATCTAAATGGTCACCCTGGACCAAGTCCGAGTTTAATTCTTCAAGCGTTGACAATGTCAAATGCTAACGATGGTATTAATTTAGAGAGGCTCGAAACTATTGGAGATTcttttctaaaatattcaataactACATACTTGTATTGTACATATGACAATATACATGAAGGAAAATTGAGTCACCTGAGATCAAAACAA GTGagcaatttaaatttatacagaTTAGGCCGTCGAAAAGTATTGGGTGAAAGTATGATAGCAACTAAATTTGAACCGCATGATAATTGGTTACCACCATGCTATTATGTACCACGTGAAATAGAACAAGCATTAATAGAATCTGGAGTGCCGTCAAATTTGTGGAACCAAGCAGATATTCCAGTTCTCAGAGCTGTAAATCGAAATGAAATATCCGAACTTGTTCGAGAAACGGAGCATAAACTCGAGATTATGCGAACTGAACTGATTCGAAGCAGCAATGATTCTGCtaccgattttgaaaagttacgATGTTTCATACCATATAATCTAATTACACAGCATAGTATACCAGATAAAAGTGTCGCTGACTGTGTGGAAGCTTTAATAGGAGCATATTTAATAGCGTGTGGGCCCAGAGGAGCTTTCTTATTCATGGCCTGGCTAGGAATTCATGTCTTACCATTCCAAAAAGTTTCTATCATATCCACAAATGAACCACTTGACAGACCTCCGGGTAGTTCGTCCTATATTAaggaaattaacgaaaatggAGAAACATGCTGGACACAA ATACGCTATGGAAACTTAGATGAGCCACAGTGCCCACTTTTGAGGCATGTACCAGATCCTGAAAAGGAGTTGAGTCTGATGCTGGATGGTTATAGCGATCTTGAAGAAAGTATGGGCTACAAATTTCGTGAGCCGAGTTACTTATTGCAAGCATTCACCCATGCATCGTATCAGCCAAATAAATTGACAGACTGTTACCAACGCTTAGAATTTCTTGGAGATGCAGTTTTAG ATTATCTGATAACAAGACATTTGTATGAGGATACAAGGCAACATTCCCCTGGTGCTCTAACAGATTTGAGGTCAGCTTTGgtaaataatacaatatttgCTTCGCTGGCAGTGAGATGTggatttcataaatatttccGCCATCTATCACCAGGTTTAAATGTGGTCATTGACAGATTCGTCAGGATACAAGAAGAAAATGGTCACTCTATCAGTGAAGAA TATTATTTAATTGCTGAAGATGAATGCGAAGAGGCAGAAGACGTTGAAGTTCCAAAGGCTTTAGGTGATGTTTTTGAATCTTTGGCAGGAGCAATTTATTTAGACAGTGGTATGTCTCTTGACGCTGTTTGGAGGGTGTATTATAAAATCATGAGGTCTGAAATag aacaATTCAGTACAAACGTACCAAAATCTCCAATAAGAGAATTATTAGAGTTGGAACCTGAAACAGCAAAGTTTGGGAAGCCTGAAAAACTAGCTGATGGTCGGCGTGTAAGAGTCACAGTAGATGTGTTTGGGAAGGGTTCTTTCAAAGGAATAGGAAGAAATTATCGCATTGCTAAATGTACAGCTGCAAAATGTGCActtaaaaatctaaaaaaaatgcaacgaCATCAAAGAGAAAAACTGTGa